In the Caenorhabditis elegans chromosome X genome, one interval contains:
- the hbl-1 gene encoding Hunchback-like protein (Confirmed by transcript evidence): MVQSDSPEELAQRAKPAWRLQQMPVQLSNFVSKTPLIGSEWPPTGDWRSANNNSLGDWNKCCVPGSEIPQHLGPFGNSSLTMLTAQQPGEKIHPDGGYVSPKEDGRKSSEHTNSYDVSASQSPSNDGAQSDSTSDEHIDVECMTETEMDTDEKDSTIKPEDQATPKLEEGSDSKPESTSVEGTSSNYQVTSEPVQMPQMPIPVIPSFLKNSLPAPIPITPTQSANVERSNSPSIEEALLLTLSQQQFAEVFAEAAKIRKSSSESIGFQRSGTSAFLNIEPKEMSMSSANNNNEEAPASTVSACSTPTTTTSASFCRPPGLGPVALPPTQNGQTPMLVCPICGFMCPSKFHFNSHMNTHGDHQCSMCDYTSRTEGRLKKHMRESHTVEEQLRAGFESEPAKESASSPKNLSLSKDGSATSPINEIFNLSTTMASILDSTNNAVSSTSTTEQPSALSALTLDMSSTPSLLSTLAHSSFGVSALDQIKAISENPSFMPEGGINLASALGVVSNAIKGDTPSPEKQSNGECRRSSSGKIKIFKCKQCGHQSLSKDDQWAHARTHIPAEKQLNCQHCNFVTEYKHHLEYHYRNHIGSKPFQCKKCAYNCVNKSMLNSHMKSHTNHYQFRCMDCTYATKYCHSLKLHLKKYNHRRVPEGIEMSGGDSSPPFTSDATITFSPLMKQEIKTETVEPVTSIAQPFPFNPMMGNHGLNFANHMLLNKHLDVGLMGLRNSVMSPLKCSACDFVASSADEKMRHSMSHILNSSNVPTSIASLYNSLNLPSFSHVAPDNDNALESMDCDVKIDDDNITESHCYEEMDQGSDSAVSPTGSSQISSGDEETKKCKSLSLEQISARANGNNSPMSNDSAMEKDGESADDAPHSPSDTTSVPSPPLHSSSIVAPIPITPQPNEFLQSILAQASLLGPLLANRPSAFYCDHCKIPFDTQQVLDSHMRFHTPGNPFMCSDCQYQAFNELSFALHMYQARHQ; encoded by the exons ATG GTGCAATCCGATAGTCCAGAAGAATTGGCACAAAGAGCAAAGCCAGCCTGGAGGTTACAACAGATGCCTGTACAGCTCAgcaattttgtgtcaaaaacACCTTTAATAGG ATCAGAATGGCCTCCTACTGGTGATTGGAGAAGTGCCAACAATAACAGTCTTGGCGATTGGAATAAATGTTGTGTTCCTGGATCAGAGATTCCTCAACACTTAGGTCCATTTGGCAATTCATCATTGACGATGCTGACTGCACAACAACCCGGAGAAAAGATTCATCCTGATGGCGGTTATGTAAGCCCAAAAGAG gacgGCCGAAAATCCAGTGAACACACGAATTCGTATGACGTATCAGCTTCCCAGTCACCGAGCAACGACGGTGCTCAATCAGATAGCACTAGTGATGAGCATATCGACGTTGAGTGCATGACAGAAACAGAAATGGATACTGATGAAAAGGATAGCACAATTAAACCAGAAGACCAAGCAACACCAAAATTAGAAGAAGGATCAGATTCAAAACCAGAAAGTACCAGTGTTGAGGGCACATCTTCAAATTACCAGGTTACAAGTGAGCCTGTTCAGATGCCACAAATGCCGATACCAGTTATACcatcgtttttgaaaaatagtctACCAGCCCCAATTCCGATAACGCCGACACAATCTGCAAATGTTGAGCGATCAAATAGCCCATCCATAGAAGAAGCTCTTCTCTTAACACTTTCACAGCAACAGTTTGCGGAAGTGTTTGCTGAGGCTGCAAAGATCCGAAAATCGTCATCCGAATCAATTGGATTCCAGCGTAGTGGAACTTCCGCCTTCTTAAATATTGAGCCGAAAGAAATGAGCATGTCATCTGCTAACAACAACAATGAAGAAGCACCTGCATCCACAGTCAGTGCTTGTAGCACTCCAACAACCACAACATCTGCTTCATTCTGTAGACCTCCAGGTCTTGGACCAGTGGCTCTTCCACCAACTCAAAATGGTCAGACGCCGATGCTTGTTTGCCCGATTTGTGGATTTATGTGCCCATCGAAATTCCACTTCAACAGTCACATGAATACTCATGGAGACCATCAGTGTAGTATGTGCGATTACACAAGCAGAACAGAAGGCAGGCTGAAAAAACACATGCGTGAGTCTCACACAGTCGAAGAGCAACTTCGAGCTGGATTTGAGTCGGAGCCAGCAAAAGAAAGTGCGTCTTCTCCAAAGAATTTATCCCTCTCTAAAGATGGAAGTGCTACAAGTCCAATCAATGAAATATTCAATCTTTCAACTACCATGGCGTCAATCCTTGATTCCACCAATAATGCTGTCTCTTCCACCTCTACAACGGAACAACCATCAGCACTTTCTGCCCTAACCTTGGATATGTCCTCAACTCCATCTCTTCTATCCACGCTTGCTCACTCTAGCTTTGGAGTATCTGCTTTGGATCAGATCAAGGCTATTTCAGAGAATCCGAGTTTCATGCCAGAAGGTGGAATCAATTTGGCTTCCGCATTAGGAGTTGTTTCAAACGCTATCAAAGGAGACACGCCGTCACCTGAAAAGCAGTCGAATGGAGAATGCAGAAGAAGCAGTAGCGGaaagatcaaaattttcaagtgcaAACAGTGCGGACATCAAAGTCTTTCCAAAGACGATCAATGGGCACATGCAAGAACTCATATTCCAGCGGAGAAACAATTGAACTGCCAGCATTGTAATTTTGTAACTGAATACAAGCATCATTTGGAGTACCACTATCGTAACCACATAGGGAGCAAGCCATTTCAGTGCAAAAAATGCGCCTACAACTGTGTGAACAAATCTATGCTTAACTCGCATATGAAGAGTCACACAAATCATTACCAATTCAGATGTATGGACTGCACATATGCCACCAAATACTGTCATAGTTTGAAG CTGCATTTGAAGAAATACAATCACAGACGTGTGCCGGAAGGAATCGAAATGAGCGGCGGTGATAGTTCTCCACCATTCACATCAGATGCTACCATTACATTCAGTCCACTGATGAAACAAGAGATCAAAACCGAAACAGTTGAGCCGGTTACATCAATTGCTCAACCATTCCCATTCAATCCGATGATGGGAAATCACGGACTCAACTTTGCGAACCATATGCTGCTCAACAAGCATCTAGACGTTGGGTTGATGGGATTGAGGAACTCTGTAATGTCACCTCTGAAATGCTCTGCTTGTGATTTTGTTGCAAGTTCTGCAGACGAAAAAATGCGGCATAGTATGTCTCATATTTTGAACTCATCTAATGTTCCAACCTCAATCGCCTCCCTCTACAATAGTTTGAACCTTCCAAGTTTCTCTCATGTGGCACCAGATAATGACAATGCACTCGAATCCATGGATTGCGATGTGAAGATTGACGATGACAACATCACTGAAAGTCATTGCTATGAAGAAATGGACCAGGGTAGTGACTCGGCTGTTTCACCAACTGGCAGTTCACAAA tttcatcCGGAGACGAGGAGACGAAAAAGTGCAAATCGTTGTCGTTAGAGCAAATAAGCGCAAGGGCTAATGGAAACAACAGCCCGATGAGCAACGACAGTGCAATGGAGAAAGATGGCGAG aGCGCTGATGACGCACCACATTCACCATCGGATACAACATCAGTTCCATCTCCACCTCTTCATTCGTCTTCAATCGTCGCGCCAATCCCTATTACTCCACAGCCGAATGAGTTTTTGCAGTCCATTCTTGCACAAGCTTCCCTACTCGGCCCCCTACTTGCAAACCGACCTAGTGCATTTTACTGTGATCATTGCAAAATTCCATTTGAT ACCCAGCAAGTATTGGACAGTCATATGAGATTCCACACACCAGGGAACCCGTTCATGTGCAGTGACTGTCAGTATCAGGCTTTCAATGAGCTAAGCTTTGCTCTCCACATGTACCAAGCCAGACACCAATAA
- the hbl-1 gene encoding C2H2-type domain-containing protein (Confirmed by transcript evidence), whose product MPVQLSNFVSKTPLIGSEWPPTGDWRSANNNSLGDWNKCCVPGSEIPQHLGPFGNSSLTMLTAQQPGEKIHPDGGYVSPKEDGRKSSEHTNSYDVSASQSPSNDGAQSDSTSDEHIDVECMTETEMDTDEKDSTIKPEDQATPKLEEGSDSKPESTSVEGTSSNYQVTSEPVQMPQMPIPVIPSFLKNSLPAPIPITPTQSANVERSNSPSIEEALLLTLSQQQFAEVFAEAAKIRKSSSESIGFQRSGTSAFLNIEPKEMSMSSANNNNEEAPASTVSACSTPTTTTSASFCRPPGLGPVALPPTQNGQTPMLVCPICGFMCPSKFHFNSHMNTHGDHQCSMCDYTSRTEGRLKKHMRESHTVEEQLRAGFESEPAKESASSPKNLSLSKDGSATSPINEIFNLSTTMASILDSTNNAVSSTSTTEQPSALSALTLDMSSTPSLLSTLAHSSFGVSALDQIKAISENPSFMPEGGINLASALGVVSNAIKGDTPSPEKQSNGECRRSSSGKIKIFKCKQCGHQSLSKDDQWAHARTHIPAEKQLNCQHCNFVTEYKHHLEYHYRNHIGSKPFQCKKCAYNCVNKSMLNSHMKSHTNHYQFRCMDCTYATKYCHSLKLHLKKYNHRRVPEGIEMSGGDSSPPFTSDATITFSPLMKQEIKTETVEPVTSIAQPFPFNPMMGNHGLNFANHMLLNKHLDVGLMGLRNSVMSPLKCSACDFVASSADEKMRHSMSHILNSSNVPTSIASLYNSLNLPSFSHVAPDNDNALESMDCDVKIDDDNITESHCYEEMDQGSDSAVSPTGSSQISSGDEETKKCKSLSLEQISARANGNNSPMSNDSAMEKDGESADDAPHSPSDTTSVPSPPLHSSSIVAPIPITPQPNEFLQSILAQASLLGPLLANRPSAFYCDHCKIPFDTQQVLDSHMRFHTPGNPFMCSDCQYQAFNELSFALHMYQARHQ is encoded by the exons ATGCCTGTACAGCTCAgcaattttgtgtcaaaaacACCTTTAATAGG ATCAGAATGGCCTCCTACTGGTGATTGGAGAAGTGCCAACAATAACAGTCTTGGCGATTGGAATAAATGTTGTGTTCCTGGATCAGAGATTCCTCAACACTTAGGTCCATTTGGCAATTCATCATTGACGATGCTGACTGCACAACAACCCGGAGAAAAGATTCATCCTGATGGCGGTTATGTAAGCCCAAAAGAG gacgGCCGAAAATCCAGTGAACACACGAATTCGTATGACGTATCAGCTTCCCAGTCACCGAGCAACGACGGTGCTCAATCAGATAGCACTAGTGATGAGCATATCGACGTTGAGTGCATGACAGAAACAGAAATGGATACTGATGAAAAGGATAGCACAATTAAACCAGAAGACCAAGCAACACCAAAATTAGAAGAAGGATCAGATTCAAAACCAGAAAGTACCAGTGTTGAGGGCACATCTTCAAATTACCAGGTTACAAGTGAGCCTGTTCAGATGCCACAAATGCCGATACCAGTTATACcatcgtttttgaaaaatagtctACCAGCCCCAATTCCGATAACGCCGACACAATCTGCAAATGTTGAGCGATCAAATAGCCCATCCATAGAAGAAGCTCTTCTCTTAACACTTTCACAGCAACAGTTTGCGGAAGTGTTTGCTGAGGCTGCAAAGATCCGAAAATCGTCATCCGAATCAATTGGATTCCAGCGTAGTGGAACTTCCGCCTTCTTAAATATTGAGCCGAAAGAAATGAGCATGTCATCTGCTAACAACAACAATGAAGAAGCACCTGCATCCACAGTCAGTGCTTGTAGCACTCCAACAACCACAACATCTGCTTCATTCTGTAGACCTCCAGGTCTTGGACCAGTGGCTCTTCCACCAACTCAAAATGGTCAGACGCCGATGCTTGTTTGCCCGATTTGTGGATTTATGTGCCCATCGAAATTCCACTTCAACAGTCACATGAATACTCATGGAGACCATCAGTGTAGTATGTGCGATTACACAAGCAGAACAGAAGGCAGGCTGAAAAAACACATGCGTGAGTCTCACACAGTCGAAGAGCAACTTCGAGCTGGATTTGAGTCGGAGCCAGCAAAAGAAAGTGCGTCTTCTCCAAAGAATTTATCCCTCTCTAAAGATGGAAGTGCTACAAGTCCAATCAATGAAATATTCAATCTTTCAACTACCATGGCGTCAATCCTTGATTCCACCAATAATGCTGTCTCTTCCACCTCTACAACGGAACAACCATCAGCACTTTCTGCCCTAACCTTGGATATGTCCTCAACTCCATCTCTTCTATCCACGCTTGCTCACTCTAGCTTTGGAGTATCTGCTTTGGATCAGATCAAGGCTATTTCAGAGAATCCGAGTTTCATGCCAGAAGGTGGAATCAATTTGGCTTCCGCATTAGGAGTTGTTTCAAACGCTATCAAAGGAGACACGCCGTCACCTGAAAAGCAGTCGAATGGAGAATGCAGAAGAAGCAGTAGCGGaaagatcaaaattttcaagtgcaAACAGTGCGGACATCAAAGTCTTTCCAAAGACGATCAATGGGCACATGCAAGAACTCATATTCCAGCGGAGAAACAATTGAACTGCCAGCATTGTAATTTTGTAACTGAATACAAGCATCATTTGGAGTACCACTATCGTAACCACATAGGGAGCAAGCCATTTCAGTGCAAAAAATGCGCCTACAACTGTGTGAACAAATCTATGCTTAACTCGCATATGAAGAGTCACACAAATCATTACCAATTCAGATGTATGGACTGCACATATGCCACCAAATACTGTCATAGTTTGAAG CTGCATTTGAAGAAATACAATCACAGACGTGTGCCGGAAGGAATCGAAATGAGCGGCGGTGATAGTTCTCCACCATTCACATCAGATGCTACCATTACATTCAGTCCACTGATGAAACAAGAGATCAAAACCGAAACAGTTGAGCCGGTTACATCAATTGCTCAACCATTCCCATTCAATCCGATGATGGGAAATCACGGACTCAACTTTGCGAACCATATGCTGCTCAACAAGCATCTAGACGTTGGGTTGATGGGATTGAGGAACTCTGTAATGTCACCTCTGAAATGCTCTGCTTGTGATTTTGTTGCAAGTTCTGCAGACGAAAAAATGCGGCATAGTATGTCTCATATTTTGAACTCATCTAATGTTCCAACCTCAATCGCCTCCCTCTACAATAGTTTGAACCTTCCAAGTTTCTCTCATGTGGCACCAGATAATGACAATGCACTCGAATCCATGGATTGCGATGTGAAGATTGACGATGACAACATCACTGAAAGTCATTGCTATGAAGAAATGGACCAGGGTAGTGACTCGGCTGTTTCACCAACTGGCAGTTCACAAA tttcatcCGGAGACGAGGAGACGAAAAAGTGCAAATCGTTGTCGTTAGAGCAAATAAGCGCAAGGGCTAATGGAAACAACAGCCCGATGAGCAACGACAGTGCAATGGAGAAAGATGGCGAG aGCGCTGATGACGCACCACATTCACCATCGGATACAACATCAGTTCCATCTCCACCTCTTCATTCGTCTTCAATCGTCGCGCCAATCCCTATTACTCCACAGCCGAATGAGTTTTTGCAGTCCATTCTTGCACAAGCTTCCCTACTCGGCCCCCTACTTGCAAACCGACCTAGTGCATTTTACTGTGATCATTGCAAAATTCCATTTGAT ACCCAGCAAGTATTGGACAGTCATATGAGATTCCACACACCAGGGAACCCGTTCATGTGCAGTGACTGTCAGTATCAGGCTTTCAATGAGCTAAGCTTTGCTCTCCACATGTACCAAGCCAGACACCAATAA